CGGTCATAAAAACCAATCAGCTGAATGGGGATGTTCTTAAATTCTTTCGACTTGATTTTCTGGACATCGACAAATACTTTTGCCACAGAATCGCTAGGCGTTACAAATGGCGGTAGTAGATCGGTTTCTAGAGGGACCGAGAGTGTCTGGCTTGCCTTGATGCTGTCGAAAAACACGGAGTCCGTCGGAATGTCGATGATTCGCGTGAGGGCGTTACGGGCGCCTGAAACTTTCAAGTCTTCTTGGAGGAGCTTGGGCAGTTGCACAAGCACATAGCCTGGGGCCGCGCCAAACGTTACGTTGCTCTTGATGGGGATGCTGCGTTCAATGCGCGTATCGACCGCCACATCGATAAAGAGGTACTGGTTGTCCGGTTCCACATAGTGCACCGAAGAAAAGTTCGGGGCTACAAAGTTCTTCGAGTCGAGGTGGATGCGCTTGGAGCCGAGTTCGGCGAGGTGCATGTCGACGACCATTGCTGCCTGCTTTTGCGACTGCAGGCGGATAAGGTCCAGGGGCTTGCCTTCGACGGTTACCGAGACAGTGCTAGGCGGCTTTGATGCAATCGCGAGCGCTTCGGGCAACTTCACGAACGTAAGCGGCACTTCCATCGTCAGTTGGAAGTCCTTGAGCGAGATGACATAGAACCAGAGGGCCATCGCGCATACCAAGGCGGTAATCTTTAATATGATGTTTCCCATAAAAGCCCCTTAAAGAACTGCTATAAATTTAATTATATTCGAGGCGTGTTCGGACAATTAGGTTACTTAATATCGGAATCTTTTAGAGGATGGAAGCAGCACCGCACGGTGATTCTTCCGTCTTTGCTCACGATTTTCCTGTGCTCGCTTTTGCTCTCGGCCTCTTTTACGGCGCTCGGCGTCTCGTTCAAGCTCCTCTCGGCCGAAAAATCGCTGTATGTGATTGAGGCGTTCTTGAAAGAGGATGTTCCCGAGGATTCCGTTGCGGTTATCCAGACGCGGCTTGAGCATACGCGCCATGTGGAGTCCGTCTCGTTTGTGAGTGCGGATTCGGCGCTTGCTGATTTTAGCAACCATTTCTCGCCGGACATGCTCACACTTGTCGAAGGGAACCCGATCCCCGCATTTTTCCGAGTGTCCTTGAGCGAAGAGGCGCGCAACCCGGCAGACCTTTCCGAAGTGCGCAATACGATTGCCGAAGAAGCTTACTTTGAAGAGGTGCAGGCTCCGTTGAAGTGGGCTTCGCGAATTGCGTCGTGGAAGTTCAAAATGATTTTCTGGCCGATTTGCATCAGTATCCTTTTGCTCATTACGCTCTCGCTTATCATTTGCAATTCGGTAAGACTTTCGCTTATGTCCCGCAAACTCCTGGTTGAGAACATGAAGTACGCGGGTGGCAGTTATCTGTTCATTGAATTTCCGTTTGTGCTCGAAGGGGCCATGCAAGGGTTTTTAGGGAGTGGCGTTGCCATCTTGTTGCTTGGGCTTGTCATCCGTTCGCTCGTGCAGGTGTTCCCGATTGTGGCTAGTGGCGTTGATTACTTTGGAATTGTAGCGCTATTTACGGTGCTCTTGGAAACGATGCTCGCGGGCTACTTTAGTTTCCGCACGGTGCGCAGTTTCTTGTTCGAAAAGAAGGGTGAGCAGGAATAATGCGTCTTGTTTGCCGGTTCATTCCGCTTTTGTTTTTCATCTTTGCCGTGGTGGCGGGCTCAGCCGTTTCGTCTTATGCGGCCCCGAAAAAGACCGACGCGCAGATCGATGAACAAAAGAACGCCCTCAAAAAGCTTGAGGTCGATCTTGCGAAAAAGCGCGAGGAACTGGCCGTCCTTGAAACCGAAGAAAAGGGCGTCTTGAACACGATTTCGCTTTTGGACCAGAACTTGAACCGCACCAGGTCTTACCTTTCGGAACTGACCCGCAATGAGGATATGTTGCAGGGGGCGGTCAAGCAATTGGTGATGGATATCGATTCTCTTGATTCAAAAATCAAGGCCCGTAAGCGCGCCATGAGAAAGCGTATCCGTAATTTGTATGTACACGGTCGCAGTAACGATGCCGAAATTCTCTTTGAACTTTTGACCAAGAACGGGAACCCGGAACGCGAAGTTTATTGGGTGCACCACTTGCTGAACCGCGACCGCGAAGACGTTGAAACGCTCCGCCAGCTCATTGCCGAACGCACGCAGAAACAGCAGACGCAAGAGAAGCACTTGGCCGAGCTTTCGAGACTCCGCTCCCGCAAGGCGGTCGAAGAACGCGGCCTTGTCGCGCAGATGAACGGTCAGGCCCGCATGCTGAATTCCCTCAAGCACGACAAGGCCGTGCAGCGCATGGCGCTCAAGGAATTCGAACGCAACCAGAAGACCATGCTTGCGCTCCTCAAGAAACTTGAGCAGCGCCGCAAGCGAGAAATCGAAGAAGCGAAGCGCGCCGAGGCAGCCCGCCTCGCCGCTCTCAAGAAGAAGGAACGCGAAGCCGAGAAAAAGCGCCAGGCCGCCGACAAGAAGCGCGAATCAGAAAAGAAGCGTGAGGCCGAAATCGCCCAAAAGCAGACTCCGGTACCGCATTTCAAAGGCCCGAAGTGCATGCCGCTCGACGGCCCGATTATTAGCGAATACGGCCTACAGGAACACCCGGTGCTCCACATCATGACGCGTAACCTCGGGGTGGAAATCCGCGGAAAGCGCGGTGGCCACATCCGTGCCGCTGCAGCCGGAACTGTGGCTATGGTCGCCGAAATTGACGGTCGCGGCCCCTCCGTGATCATCGAACACGAAGATGGAACGTACACGGTGTACGGTCACATGAAGGCAATCCACGTCCAAGAGGGCAAAAGTGTCAAGAAATGCGAAGAAATTGGAGAAGTGGGCGATATTGCTTCGTTAAATGGTATTAAATTGTATTTCCAAGTAAGCGAAGGGACACAGACCGTGGACCCGTTGCAATGGTTGAAACAGAGATGATAGAATATCGCTTAAATGGCCCCGCCTCCCAGGAACGAATCCGTATTCGTCTTATGGCGGCGTTGCGTGAGAACCGCTTCCCGCAGTCGATTCTTATCGACGGTCCTGTGGGCATTGGCAAAAAAGCGCTCGCGATGGAAATTGCCCAGGCGCTCCAGTGTACAAACCCGAGCGTTCGCCCGTGCGGTAATTGCTTCGGCTGCAAAATGGCAACCGATACCGGCGTGACCGACAACTGGGTCGTGCCGATGGAAGCGAAAGAGGCAAGCGCCCGCAATGCGGCCGACGTCTCTGCCGGGAGCTCTGCAAAGACCATCCAGGATTTTAAACAGGCCTACATCGAAGAAATCACGAAGAACCCGTACCGCGTGGATATTTTCAGCGCGGGCGCCGTGATTTCGGTGGAACTCATCCGTACGATGACCGCCTCCTTTGCGATGAAGGGCGATCGTGTGCGTGTGGTGATTATCGCCGAGGCCGACCGCATGAACGATTCTGCGGCAAACGCGTTCCTCAAGACTCTCGAAGAAGTCCCGCCGAACACGTACTTCATTTTGACGACTTCGTCTCGCGAAAAGCTCTTGCAGACGATCCGTTCGCGCTGCCTTGCGCTCCACCTGCCACCCCTCACGGATGAGGAAGTGCGTCAGGAGGCCATCCGCGTTGGCGGTGAAGAATTTGACGAATCGACTCTGACCGACGATGTGATTGGGCTTGCTGTGGGTTCCCCTGGCATGGCGCTTTACTACGCCGAACATGCCAAGAACTGGTGCCCTCTCGCGGTCGATTTTATCGAGAAGTCGCTTTCGCAGGACTACACGGACCTGTTCTTTAAGCTCGAAGATTCCGGACTTGAAGACCCGGCTATCGTGAACCGCTTTTTGGAAGTGCTCTCGTTTTTAATCACGGACTTGTTGCGCCGTGAATCGGGCGCTCCGCTCCGCATCCCGGAAGCAACGGGCAGCGTGAATCTCGAACGCTACCCGCAAGTGGGGGCGACTGCCCTCGAAGCTGCTCTCGTGAGTGTGCAAGAAACTATGTCGAGAATCGCCTCCAGGCGAATGGCGGCAGTGACCTGCCTCCAGAACCTCTCGCTAAAACTTTTTGAAGGCTACAAGTAATGGAAGATCTTGTCGCCTCAACTTTGTCCTCTACGCTAAAGATTCCGCATGCGGTCGCGAGGTTCTTGGTCTCGCGCGGCATCAAGACCGTTTCTGATGCGTACCACATGCTGTGCTCTAACGAGAGCGACGTGCATGACCCCTTCCTCATGATGGGGATGGACAAGGCTGTGGAATGGATACTCGCGGTTCGCGAACGTGGCGAGCGCGTGTTCATTTTTGGCGACTACGACTTGGACGGCATGACGTCCGTGACGCTTTTGACCCGTTGCCTAAAGACCGTGGGTATCGAATCTGAATGGCGACTCCCGAACCGCTTTGGCGATGGCTATGGCCTCTCGGTTTCTGCCGTCGATGAAATGTATGAGGCGGGGGCGCGCAACTTGATTACCGTGGATACGGGCATTACCGCGAACGTGGAAATTGCGCATGCCAAGGAACTCGGCATGGCGGTCATGGTCATGGACCATCATCAGCCGTCGGGCGATGGGCTCCCGGTGAGCGATGTGCTTTTGGACCCGCACCAGGAAGGCGACAATTATCCGAATCCGGAACTTTGTGGCGTTGGTGTTTCGTACAAGTTTATTTGCGCCTTGTTTAGCCGACTTGGCATTAATGCCCCGGTGGAATATCTGGACTTGGTTGCCCTCGGGACGCTTGCGGACTTGGTGCAGATGACGCCTGAAAACCGCTATTTTACGCGTACCGGGCTCGAAAGCCTTAAGAGCAGCCG
This genomic stretch from Fibrobacter sp. UWB16 harbors:
- a CDS encoding ABC transporter permease; this encodes MFGQLGYLISESFRGWKQHRTVILPSLLTIFLCSLLLSASFTALGVSFKLLSAEKSLYVIEAFLKEDVPEDSVAVIQTRLEHTRHVESVSFVSADSALADFSNHFSPDMLTLVEGNPIPAFFRVSLSEEARNPADLSEVRNTIAEEAYFEEVQAPLKWASRIASWKFKMIFWPICISILLLITLSLIICNSVRLSLMSRKLLVENMKYAGGSYLFIEFPFVLEGAMQGFLGSGVAILLLGLVIRSLVQVFPIVASGVDYFGIVALFTVLLETMLAGYFSFRTVRSFLFEKKGEQE
- a CDS encoding AAA family ATPase; the encoded protein is MVETEMIEYRLNGPASQERIRIRLMAALRENRFPQSILIDGPVGIGKKALAMEIAQALQCTNPSVRPCGNCFGCKMATDTGVTDNWVVPMEAKEASARNAADVSAGSSAKTIQDFKQAYIEEITKNPYRVDIFSAGAVISVELIRTMTASFAMKGDRVRVVIIAEADRMNDSAANAFLKTLEEVPPNTYFILTTSSREKLLQTIRSRCLALHLPPLTDEEVRQEAIRVGGEEFDESTLTDDVIGLAVGSPGMALYYAEHAKNWCPLAVDFIEKSLSQDYTDLFFKLEDSGLEDPAIVNRFLEVLSFLITDLLRRESGAPLRIPEATGSVNLERYPQVGATALEAALVSVQETMSRIASRRMAAVTCLQNLSLKLFEGYK
- a CDS encoding murein hydrolase activator EnvC, whose product is MRLVCRFIPLLFFIFAVVAGSAVSSYAAPKKTDAQIDEQKNALKKLEVDLAKKREELAVLETEEKGVLNTISLLDQNLNRTRSYLSELTRNEDMLQGAVKQLVMDIDSLDSKIKARKRAMRKRIRNLYVHGRSNDAEILFELLTKNGNPEREVYWVHHLLNRDREDVETLRQLIAERTQKQQTQEKHLAELSRLRSRKAVEERGLVAQMNGQARMLNSLKHDKAVQRMALKEFERNQKTMLALLKKLEQRRKREIEEAKRAEAARLAALKKKEREAEKKRQAADKKRESEKKREAEIAQKQTPVPHFKGPKCMPLDGPIISEYGLQEHPVLHIMTRNLGVEIRGKRGGHIRAAAAGTVAMVAEIDGRGPSVIIEHEDGTYTVYGHMKAIHVQEGKSVKKCEEIGEVGDIASLNGIKLYFQVSEGTQTVDPLQWLKQR
- a CDS encoding YbbR-like domain-containing protein: MGNIILKITALVCAMALWFYVISLKDFQLTMEVPLTFVKLPEALAIASKPPSTVSVTVEGKPLDLIRLQSQKQAAMVVDMHLAELGSKRIHLDSKNFVAPNFSSVHYVEPDNQYLFIDVAVDTRIERSIPIKSNVTFGAAPGYVLVQLPKLLQEDLKVSGARNALTRIIDIPTDSVFFDSIKASQTLSVPLETDLLPPFVTPSDSVAKVFVDVQKIKSKEFKNIPIQLIGFYDRALNTLSPQQATVEVTGGDKVIEAIKHNDIELFIEYNRFAIEDADSLAPTVKLNLPPDIDRSMSIKAVLVKPDKIKLIKTHTEGEDKDEEYGI